The Mya arenaria isolate MELC-2E11 chromosome 15, ASM2691426v1 genomic sequence TTTCAGTTTACAGCAGAGTATGCGCAGCAAAATCTTCACACCATGATCCTGTCATCCGTGAAGAATGGAGATGAGGACATTGGGGAGGTACTTACTAAACAGATTCTTGATGTCGACGAAATGATCATGAAGGAAGTTAAACACAAGTCTGACATTTCAGGTAATGTCTTCTCCAAAAATCTTGTAAGAGAGTAGAGTTCAACACTTTTCTGTAAGATGTCTACTTGATCTGTTAAGATAatcgataaaaaaaacaactagaaaATTCACCTCTTTTTTAGTaagatacataaaatataaaattagttgaaattaaataacatttctttttcatgGTTCCAAATGAAGTATACAAATAGGGTCAAATACCAGTTTGATAGAAGTAATCCTCTggcattttctgaaaatgacattataatttttgcttttctgattaataaatgataacttttaacaattcatattcaatttcaaGCTTTCCTTTGCCATTGAATATTATTGCTTGgcacaatatatataatttctgGCTTTAGTTAATAAAAGAACGTTTTGTTGTAACCTGTTTGTATTTTGTGCCAGAAAAACACAGCTttgatatcattggtttatttccaaatagATCGTAGTGCTGTGCTATTCCAATCCCGACTATCACCATagtagtgtgtgtgtttttaatgaGTACATGTAATGCATTTTACACACTGTTGATTAATGACGTTTCACGATGTAATGCTAATTCACCAGAAACTTATATTTTTAAGTACTGAAGTAATTGTTCCTCTCAGAAGAAACTATTTCAACAAAAATCAACTGCTTTTTTGtggttatatatattaaaacattattgatatgGATTTATGACGGCATTCCCGGGgttaaaattcttcaaaattCTGTGTTAAAGTTAAATGCTTGTTACGGGACTTTAGAAAGGGGCCCTATAAAAATATCCTCTACATGTGCTGGGCCTTACATCTTCTTGAACTTTTTcatgtaaatgaaacatatttcttgactgaaatcattgttatttatattatagaGCTCTGgaatataatatttctttcctTAATTATAATATAGACACGATTCAGgctgaaaaaaacacttttattaaattacaaagaattaTCTATATtccataatttgttttacaaaaataaatggtagTTTCAAATTGCAATTATAATCAGCAAATGTTACCATCAATACTTGACTGGACAAAAAgtaacaatgaaattaaaacttgaGAATATTCGTTCATCAGTATGGCCTCTGATCTAACTTAAGACTGTGTTTTGAtactttcatatatatatatgataacacTTTTGCAAGGTGTTGTTAATGACATTTATCATTGATTAAATAGATAGTTTATATAACTGTTATGATTCTAATTTTCCTATCCAGGTTCAACAGCTCTTGTTGCCATGGTTTCTGGGACCAAGCTCACTGTAGCAAATGTGGGCGACTCCAGAGGGGTGATGTGTGATGAACAAGGAAACACTGTTCCTCTATCTTTTGACCATAAACCAAACCAGGTACACAACAGTTTCTTCTGTCTGTTTGACAGCCATTGGTAAACACAGAGTTAGGCATACATGTTGGCCCAAGTCTGTTTGCTGGCATAAAACAGTGTGGTTTGGGTTTGTGGTCATCaggccagacaagtgggtttcctgtGGGTTCTCTTAGCTTCTGTCTTGAGACCACATTCCATCGTAAAGTTGTTCCATAGAACTTTTATCACGATTCattgtaaaatgatatttaagttAAAGGAATGGCTTTTAAAAGAATGATAGTAATGGTGAAGGTGTTTCATCTGATTTTTTAGCCGTTATTTGGCTTTGTTCCCAATgccaaaatgcatacattttttcCTTGTTTGAATGTGAAGATTCCAAAGgggtatttaaaaataaaaatgtcatatttttcatcaaatgacaAAGTCTCATCTCAAATACActcattaattaacaaaaattgGTTACCTAATGACTAGCTAGTGCTAATCAGCCTTACATGTGTGTCTACAATGAGTTCTGGTAGTCATTTACCAATTTCTAAGATTTACATTTAGCTGCAACAGCTCCCAATTTGGTTCCTGGTTTccatataacatgtatatatgtataaaaatactgCTAGTTCCAGTTCcgtattacatgtacatgtataataatactGCATTGATTTATTCAACAGACATCAGAACATCAAAGAATCAAAGATGCTGGAGGTTTTATTGGTTTCAACGGTGTGTGGCGAGTGGCTGGGATTTTAGCGACATCACGGGCACTCGGCGATTATCCACTTAAAGAACGAAAATTTGTCATAGCTGAACcagatattttgacatttgatctGAGCGAAATCCGTCCAAAATTTTTAATACTTGCTACAGATGGATTATGGGATTGTTTTTCAAACGAAGAGGCTGTGGAATATATTAAAGAACGTCTGGATGAGCCTCATTTTGGTGCTAAAAGTATCATTCTACAAGCTTACTATAAAGGGTCTTTAGATAATATCAGCGTTATTGTGGTGAAGTTTGATGAGaagtcttttaaaaagaaatcaagaTAGTGAACATTTGTTAAGACTGTTGGTTTTGAAGAACAAAGTTGAAGTATTGTGATAGCCATGGTTTTGTCAACAGCATTGTCATTGTGCATACACTCTACCTTGGCCATCAGTCAGCAacctttgaaaatattcacatgaATCTTCGTACACATGTTATCACTGAAAGAAATGCACTTGAGTatcaaggtccataactctggtttgATTTATAGCTGAATCATACCCctttatcaattaaaaacaaacattgcgGTTATcttgttataatataaattgtatCTAACAGCAAATTTGGTtgtctttgaaattatttgtttcagttgTAATGCAGAACTCTTCAAAAAGCACCTAGTTAAAATTCCATTATATTCAAGATTaaagacaatttaaaaatgatttgttgtaaaatataaaaatgtgcctcaATATTATTGATGCATGTAACATAAAAAGTTCTACTCCATGAACTTGAGAAGCGTTTTAGCCCAAAAATAATCAACACTCAATCTCTTTAAATTTGATCTGCTGAAAACTCTGGCGGGAATTCACATtccattatgtacatgttagtaATGTTTGTGATGTTAACTAATGGCTTCAGTATGATATGTGGGCTTGGTTTATTCAGACATTGTATGGGTAAATCTACTTAATATTTTTAGACATAGTATTTTGAGAAAGAATCTATTTTTGTAAGGCAAGGAATTCGTCTTCAAGTAGAATCATTTCAATATCATCAACTTCTGTTCAAAATTCATTGTTGTCAACCACAGTTATCATTCCGTTAACATATTCATTGATAACCAAGGcttcttttaaatgatttttggaGTAAAGATAATTGAAAAGTGTGTTGATATGGGGATTCTAACCAACACCATTTGTTTGAGGCCCACAGTCAAGAGTGGTACTGTCTGAGCTATCACACACtgcaacattttaaaaaacaaaacacaagatTATGCCACGTTAGACGTCTCGCAACACTTGATGGAGTTAAGTGCGTAATCAAGTACCGATATatctgtttatgtttaaaatcaggATCGACTTCCGTTTCATGTAGATAACACATGACAAAAAACCTATTTCCATTTTCCAATAATGAAGAATCAACCAAattctttttcataaatatatctttGTAATTAGCTAAACTTCCCTACAAGTCATTCATTTCTTTATCGTTTtagcattgttattttaatgcaGAAATACATACTATTATACACTTAACATGAAAAGAACTGTGCAactttctaaaaaatattttttataacctTTTAAACAGAAAGAAGGAAAGGCTTTTAATTAATGAACAATTCTTTattttggaggggggggggtggtGGCTACTCTTTTGCCATATAATAGGGTGACTTTATTATTCTTCTAATTGGTTATGGGATATGTTTTGTCTATTTCTTTCCAAACAATTGCTAAAAATTGTCTTTTGGCGGATCATGTTTAAAAGGTAAAATTATGCGTAAGCTACaagtttaatatgtttattatgcgGACTCCCCAGGCTATTCAGAAATCCATTGGATATATTCTGTATCCTAGAGTTGTGTGGGTTCTGGCAATTGTTTTTACAGACCTTTATCAATCCTTGTATGTGTTACATTCTCAATTACCTGACAATGTAGATTTACCTGCATTCATGTtacttatgtattttaaattaaagtcaGTAACATGTGAGTGTTATAAACCTCACCTTTAACAAATAGATTATTAAACAGATACTATTTATGTATAGAAGATAATGGTTTGTTGCAGTGATAGATTGTAATGTAATGTATTTCACCGAATGAGCACCAAAGGCTATATTTCACATGTGGTGTAAAATTGCACATAAATCGCTATAATTTACCAGAAAACATGTGCCATAATgaaagtatttaaattaaaatataagaataatacGTTTTTAAACCACTTATCTCAACACCTGTGTTTTATTTTGCACAAGTGTATAGTTAACATTGTACTATTTTTCTGTTGCATAATATCCTCAGCGCTTATCAGCGCTTATCGCTGTGGCTGCATTCTCGAAAAGTGTACAGCAAAGCATTAAATCACTTATTCTGTGTAATGTATGGTAGTCTATAAGAATATAATGTAGGTTACACTTCGTGAATACCacttgattttaaacataatattgcaGATTTTACATAATTGATAATTAATAGACGAGGCTTGTCAAACTATTTCTGatgatcaataattattttggaCCGGTTTTCAAACCCTTGGCAAAACTCAAACAgctgtttaaaatgttcacatgATACAAGTTAACACATGTCTATAGTGACAATATCCAGGGTCTTAACTCTACTCTAAATTATTACAGAGTTGTACACCTTGAAATGACAGAACAACTGGCATCCGCTTGCCATGCTcttgtttatcaattttaggTAATCTTTGTTCATGGGTCATTATTCTACAAAGCAACAGTACTGAACAAACAGTTGAACAATGAACAGCTTACTTTTATTGAGATTATACACT encodes the following:
- the LOC128219759 gene encoding protein phosphatase 1L-like, producing the protein MNILAYLWRMTRRYVLSPESFFVVIVLIVIYNTIVNFTPLTLWQKAREKLRFTTVPSFRKQDSNDQKQNLYWPSDPSKSSWEFKSGNVAVYSIQGRRPHMEDRFKIVNGGNNSRPSIFGIFDGHGGEFTAEYAQQNLHTMILSSVKNGDEDIGEVLTKQILDVDEMIMKEVKHKSDISGSTALVAMVSGTKLTVANVGDSRGVMCDEQGNTVPLSFDHKPNQTSEHQRIKDAGGFIGFNGVWRVAGILATSRALGDYPLKERKFVIAEPDILTFDLSEIRPKFLILATDGLWDCFSNEEAVEYIKERLDEPHFGAKSIILQAYYKGSLDNISVIVVKFDEKSFKKKSR